In a genomic window of Candidatus Thiothrix sulfatifontis:
- the cysM gene encoding cysteine synthase CysM — translation MHYPTIEDFIGNTPLVRLQRLPGQTTNTILVKLEGNNPAGSVKDRPALGMIQRAEERGDIKPGDTLIEATSGNTGIALAMAAAIKGYKMILIMPETMSAERRASMKAYGAELILVSKEASMEGARDLALQMDRDGKGKLLNQFANEDNPLAHFHSTGPEIWRDTHGQVTHFVSSMGTTGTIMGTGRFLKSKNPGVQIVGVQPATQTDQIPGIRRWTPEYLPEIFHRDEVDREMDMSQPEAEDTMRRLASEEGIFCGVSSGGAVAAALRLSKEVENATIVAIICDRGDRYISTGVFPA, via the coding sequence ATGCATTACCCCACCATTGAAGATTTCATCGGCAACACCCCGCTAGTACGCCTGCAACGTTTGCCGGGGCAAACCACCAACACGATTCTGGTCAAACTGGAAGGCAATAATCCGGCAGGTTCGGTGAAAGACCGCCCTGCGCTGGGCATGATTCAGCGAGCAGAAGAGCGCGGTGACATCAAGCCGGGCGACACCTTGATCGAAGCCACCAGCGGTAATACCGGGATTGCACTGGCAATGGCGGCGGCGATCAAAGGTTATAAAATGATTTTGATCATGCCCGAAACCATGAGTGCTGAACGCCGTGCTTCCATGAAAGCCTACGGCGCGGAACTGATCCTCGTCAGCAAAGAGGCGAGCATGGAGGGGGCGCGTGACCTTGCGCTGCAAATGGATCGTGACGGTAAAGGTAAGTTGTTGAATCAGTTTGCCAATGAAGATAATCCGCTGGCGCACTTCCATTCCACTGGCCCGGAAATCTGGCGCGATACTCATGGGCAGGTGACGCATTTTGTCAGCAGCATGGGCACGACGGGTACGATTATGGGGACAGGGCGTTTCCTTAAGTCCAAGAACCCGGGTGTGCAAATTGTGGGCGTGCAACCGGCGACGCAAACCGATCAGATTCCGGGTATTCGTCGCTGGACACCGGAGTATTTGCCGGAAATTTTCCACCGCGATGAAGTTGACCGCGAAATGGACATGAGTCAGCCGGAGGCGGAAGACACGATGCGTCGTCTTGCGTCTGAGGAAGGGATTTTCTGCGGGGTCTCATCGGGCGGGGCAGTGGCAGCGGCATTGCGCTTATCCAAGGAAGTCGAGAATGCCACCATTGTTGCCATTATTTGTGACCGGGGGGATCGCTATATCTCCACCGGCGTTTTTCCTGCTTAA
- a CDS encoding PD-(D/E)XK nuclease family protein, which yields MNNFHQLEQILRESRKHIISPQEKTIFSIGGKGHYENPISDILAFFLNPYEEHGLKDLVLSSLNDSANLKLESLKLLSQPLRENATQNNKRIDIVLEFDKQVILIENKVRHVANNPFDLYENHFKEKFEDKQHVFILLSPKKEKSPNDKWIVLSYENLIDKIESKLGTYILKNSYNKWIVFLREFLLNLKQEYEAAKMEDDSFRFIEKYYQDICNLMPMKDVYLFEIQTYAKHRIALGANIEIDNVVCKLAGWQGKEKAKQTVYDIYPTSWEKILNISFSVKINGFFEIYVYFYGEEDPLAVNELLGLLDCGQYLPSYSKSECLQYFNTYECYSSKDLMDELERLASSLNRFSKLTVST from the coding sequence ATGAACAACTTTCACCAACTCGAACAAATTCTTCGTGAGTCTAGAAAACATATCATTTCTCCACAAGAAAAAACAATTTTTTCCATCGGAGGGAAAGGGCATTATGAAAATCCAATTAGTGATATATTGGCGTTTTTCCTAAATCCTTACGAAGAACATGGATTGAAAGATTTAGTTCTTTCATCTTTGAATGATTCTGCTAATTTAAAATTGGAAAGCCTTAAGCTATTGAGCCAGCCTTTGCGAGAAAATGCGACTCAGAATAATAAAAGAATAGATATAGTATTAGAGTTTGACAAGCAGGTTATTTTGATTGAAAATAAAGTTAGGCATGTGGCTAATAATCCTTTTGATTTATATGAAAATCACTTTAAAGAAAAGTTTGAGGATAAGCAGCACGTTTTTATTTTGCTTTCACCAAAAAAAGAAAAATCACCAAATGATAAATGGATCGTTTTATCCTATGAGAATCTTATTGATAAGATAGAATCAAAACTCGGTACTTATATACTAAAAAATTCATATAACAAATGGATTGTTTTTTTGAGGGAATTTTTATTGAATTTGAAACAAGAGTATGAGGCTGCAAAAATGGAAGATGATTCATTCAGATTTATTGAAAAATATTATCAAGATATTTGTAATCTAATGCCGATGAAAGATGTCTATCTTTTTGAAATTCAAACTTATGCAAAACATCGCATCGCATTGGGAGCTAATATTGAAATAGATAACGTGGTTTGCAAGTTAGCAGGATGGCAAGGAAAAGAAAAAGCTAAACAGACAGTTTATGACATATACCCCACAAGCTGGGAGAAAATTCTCAACATCTCTTTCTCTGTAAAAATTAACGGTTTTTTTGAAATTTACGTATATTTCTATGGAGAAGAAGATCCTTTGGCTGTCAATGAATTGTTGGGGTTATTAGATTGCGGACAATACCTACCATCCTATTCAAAATCTGAATGCTTACAATATTTTAATACTTATGAATGCTACAGCTCAAAAGATCTCATGGATGAATTAGAACGTTTAGCCAGTTCTTTAAATAGATTTTCTAAACTCACAGTGTCAACGTAA
- the ligA gene encoding NAD-dependent DNA ligase LigA, whose translation MQELQQQIETLREQLRYHNHRYYVLDDPQIPDVEYDRLFRELQSLEAAHPALITPDSPTQRVGAAPLTEFGEIKHAIPMLSLGNVFSDEELLAFDKRIHDRLKSDAETEFVAEPKLDGLAISILYENGVFTRAATRGDGETGEDVTHNVRTIASVPLRLLGEGYPAVLEVRGEIYMPKAGFEAFNAKMRALGEKTFVNPRNAAAGSLRQLDPRLTAQRPLDIFCYAVGLVEGGAVPDTHYAILQQFRAWGLRVCPDIRIVQGAQGCLDYFREIGARRNSLPYDIDGVVYKVNSIATQQELGFISRAPRWAIAHKFPAQEEITELEGVDFQVGRTGALTPVARLKPVFVGGVTVSNATLHNMDEIERKDVRIGDFVIVRRAGDVIPEVASVILERRPAGAAPIVMPTHCPVCGSDVQRPEGEAVARCTGGLYCPAQVKEAIKHFASRKALNIDGLGDKMVEQLFDAGLIRHVDDLYSLDVEAVAALERMGKKSAENLIAALESSKATTLERFIYALGIRNAGEGTAKGLARYFGSLEAIQAANEETLKLVPDIGVIVAANVAQFFAEAHNRDTIQHLRDLGVHWANYEAKPAEALPLAGKTYVITGTLSRAREDIKADLEALGAKVSGSVSKKTTALIAGESAGSKLDKAQSLGVEVLDEAALSALLNHS comes from the coding sequence ATGCAAGAATTACAACAACAAATCGAAACCCTGCGTGAACAACTGCGCTATCACAACCACCGTTACTACGTGCTGGACGACCCGCAAATCCCCGATGTGGAATACGACCGCCTGTTCCGCGAGTTACAAAGCCTTGAAGCCGCACACCCAGCACTGATCACCCCCGATTCGCCCACCCAGCGCGTCGGGGCTGCGCCGCTTACCGAATTCGGTGAAATCAAACACGCCATCCCGATGCTGTCATTGGGCAACGTGTTCAGCGATGAAGAATTGCTGGCATTCGACAAACGCATTCACGACCGTCTGAAATCGGATGCCGAAACCGAATTCGTCGCCGAACCCAAGCTTGACGGTCTTGCCATCAGCATCCTCTACGAAAACGGTGTATTCACCCGCGCTGCGACTCGTGGCGATGGCGAAACTGGCGAAGACGTGACCCATAATGTGCGTACTATTGCCTCCGTGCCATTGCGTTTGCTGGGTGAGGGTTATCCGGCGGTGTTGGAAGTGCGTGGCGAAATCTACATGCCCAAAGCGGGATTTGAAGCCTTCAATGCAAAAATGCGGGCGTTGGGTGAAAAAACGTTTGTTAACCCGCGCAATGCGGCGGCGGGCAGCTTGCGCCAGCTCGATCCGCGTCTGACGGCACAACGTCCGCTGGACATCTTTTGCTACGCGGTAGGTTTGGTGGAAGGCGGCGCAGTGCCGGATACGCATTACGCCATCCTGCAACAATTCCGCGCATGGGGTTTGCGGGTGTGCCCTGATATTCGCATTGTGCAGGGTGCGCAAGGCTGTCTGGACTATTTCCGCGAGATTGGCGCACGGCGTAACAGCTTGCCCTACGACATTGACGGCGTAGTCTACAAAGTCAATAGTATCGCCACTCAGCAGGAACTCGGTTTTATCAGCCGTGCGCCGCGTTGGGCAATCGCGCATAAATTTCCCGCGCAAGAAGAAATCACCGAACTCGAAGGCGTTGATTTCCAAGTCGGGCGCACCGGCGCACTCACACCCGTGGCACGGCTCAAACCCGTATTCGTCGGTGGCGTGACCGTCAGCAATGCCACGCTGCACAATATGGATGAAATCGAGCGCAAAGACGTGCGTATCGGCGATTTCGTGATCGTGCGCAGGGCAGGGGACGTGATTCCCGAAGTCGCCAGCGTGATTCTCGAACGCCGCCCCGCTGGTGCGGCACCGATTGTCATGCCCACCCATTGCCCTGTGTGCGGCTCAGACGTGCAACGCCCCGAAGGTGAAGCCGTCGCCCGCTGTACTGGCGGTTTGTATTGCCCCGCGCAAGTCAAAGAAGCCATCAAGCATTTCGCCTCGCGCAAAGCCCTGAACATCGACGGTTTAGGCGACAAAATGGTGGAACAATTGTTTGATGCGGGTTTGATCCGCCACGTTGACGACCTCTACAGTCTGGATGTTGAAGCCGTCGCCGCGTTGGAACGCATGGGCAAGAAATCTGCCGAGAACCTCATCGCCGCACTGGAAAGCAGCAAAGCCACCACGCTAGAACGCTTTATTTACGCGCTAGGCATCCGCAATGCGGGCGAAGGCACTGCCAAAGGCTTGGCTCGCTATTTCGGTTCACTGGAGGCGATTCAAGCTGCCAACGAAGAAACCTTGAAGCTCGTGCCTGACATTGGCGTGATCGTCGCGGCAAACGTTGCCCAGTTTTTCGCAGAAGCGCACAACCGCGATACCATCCAACATTTACGTGATTTGGGCGTGCATTGGGCGAACTACGAAGCCAAACCTGCCGAAGCCTTGCCATTAGCGGGCAAGACTTACGTGATTACGGGAACGCTCAGTCGGGCGCGTGAGGACATTAAAGCCGATCTGGAAGCCTTGGGTGCAAAGGTATCTGGCAGCGTTTCCAAGAAAACCACGGCGCTGATTGCGGGTGAAAGTGCAGGTTCTAAATTGGATAAAGCGCAGAGCCTTGGGGTAGAAGTGCTGGATGAGGCCGCTTTATCGGCCTTATTGAACCACTCATAA
- a CDS encoding BrnA antitoxin family protein encodes MKQQTATYPLRLPRSLKEAVNEAATNDGVSINQFIAIAVAEKLAAMKTARFFTERQQRADTDAFKRILTRQGGQEPCEGDELVAS; translated from the coding sequence ATGAAACAACAAACGGCAACTTACCCTCTGCGCCTGCCCCGATCTCTCAAAGAAGCAGTCAATGAAGCGGCAACCAATGACGGGGTGAGCATCAATCAATTTATCGCTATCGCCGTAGCAGAAAAATTGGCTGCAATGAAAACCGCCCGTTTTTTCACTGAACGTCAACAAAGAGCAGATACGGATGCGTTCAAGCGCATTCTGACTCGCCAAGGTGGGCAAGAGCCGTGTGAGGGTGATGAGTTGGTAGCTAGTTGA
- the rlmD gene encoding 23S rRNA (uracil(1939)-C(5))-methyltransferase RlmD produces MSRHRKPKSVQNSPLIDTTIESLTLEGHGVTHVDGKAVFIDGALPGETVTFRYTSHKQKYDIGKVETILTPSPDRVEPRCEHFGVCGACSWQHLSLEAQIKHKQRAMLNNLKHIGKVEPETVFAPLTADGWAYRRKARLGAKWVRKKDKALVGFREKEGGFLAELKRCEILHPSIGEHLLDFQALIASLDARESVPQIEVAVGDGDNATALIFRHMEELSEGDTDKLLAFGKQFNYQIYLQPKGPETVHCIYPENPELYYEHPQFNTRVNFMPLDFIQVNQPLNRAMVARALELLAPEPTDTVLDLFCGLGNFTLPLARMAAQVIGVEGEQTMVERARAAAHANGIMNTDYHVCNLMGDNLQHEPWLKKNRYDKILLDPPRAGAKEIIAYMGKLNAGRIVYVSCDPATLARDTYELVHEHGYRLVGAGVMDMFPHTSHVESIAVFEK; encoded by the coding sequence ATGAGCCGACACAGAAAACCTAAAAGCGTACAGAACAGCCCCTTAATCGACACCACCATCGAATCCCTCACCCTCGAAGGGCACGGTGTCACTCACGTTGACGGCAAAGCCGTGTTCATCGACGGCGCCTTGCCGGGCGAAACCGTCACCTTCCGCTACACCTCGCACAAGCAAAAGTACGACATTGGCAAGGTCGAAACCATCCTCACGCCTTCGCCGGATCGCGTCGAACCGCGCTGCGAACACTTCGGCGTATGCGGCGCCTGTAGCTGGCAACACCTGTCGTTGGAGGCGCAAATTAAGCACAAACAACGCGCCATGCTCAACAACCTCAAACACATTGGCAAAGTTGAGCCAGAAACCGTGTTTGCGCCCTTGACGGCTGACGGCTGGGCATACCGCCGCAAAGCGCGTCTCGGCGCGAAATGGGTACGCAAAAAAGACAAAGCCTTGGTGGGTTTTCGCGAAAAAGAAGGCGGTTTCCTCGCCGAACTCAAGCGCTGCGAAATTTTGCACCCCAGCATTGGCGAACACTTACTCGACTTCCAAGCTCTGATTGCCAGTCTGGATGCGCGTGAGTCTGTCCCGCAAATCGAAGTCGCTGTCGGCGATGGCGACAATGCCACCGCGCTAATTTTCCGCCACATGGAAGAGCTTTCCGAAGGCGATACCGATAAGCTGTTAGCGTTTGGCAAGCAATTCAACTACCAGATATATTTGCAGCCGAAAGGCCCCGAAACGGTGCATTGCATTTACCCTGAAAACCCTGAGCTGTACTACGAACACCCGCAATTCAACACGCGGGTTAATTTCATGCCGCTGGACTTCATCCAAGTCAACCAGCCGCTGAACCGTGCAATGGTGGCGCGTGCCTTGGAATTACTTGCGCCCGAACCGACTGATACCGTGCTGGACTTGTTCTGCGGTTTAGGCAATTTCACCCTGCCATTAGCACGGATGGCGGCGCAAGTGATCGGCGTGGAAGGCGAGCAAACGATGGTGGAACGTGCGCGTGCGGCGGCTCATGCCAATGGCATCATGAATACCGATTACCACGTGTGTAACCTGATGGGTGACAACTTGCAGCACGAACCGTGGTTGAAGAAAAACCGTTACGACAAGATTTTGCTCGACCCACCGCGTGCGGGCGCGAAAGAAATCATTGCTTACATGGGCAAGCTCAACGCGGGGCGGATTGTGTACGTGTCGTGTGACCCCGCAACGCTGGCGCGGGATACGTATGAGTTGGTGCATGAACACGGCTACCGTTTGGTTGGGGCGGGCGTGATGGATATGTTCCCGCATACCTCGCACGTCGAATCCATTGCGGTGTTTGAAAAATAA
- a CDS encoding RICIN domain-containing protein encodes MAKLKVNHGKQYYLAVDNDMVIQSKSVEWEFKDISGGNVDNPALVGGFVRIIHKNTGKCLQPENLPPLEAGKRRTLLAPTQTGNQSQLWCFTPVANRQGWYFIENHMKENDDEERCLDVCCRSEESGTSVITYHKKQVRSQTIGNQWWMIEYTPIGSALINATK; translated from the coding sequence ATGGCAAAGCTAAAAGTTAATCATGGCAAGCAATATTACCTTGCTGTAGACAACGATATGGTCATCCAGAGTAAAAGCGTCGAGTGGGAATTCAAGGATATTTCAGGGGGTAATGTTGACAACCCTGCATTAGTCGGTGGCTTTGTACGAATTATTCATAAAAATACTGGGAAATGTTTGCAACCCGAAAATCTTCCGCCTTTGGAAGCAGGCAAGAGGCGCACTTTATTAGCGCCTACTCAAACGGGAAATCAGAGTCAACTCTGGTGTTTTACTCCTGTAGCTAATCGTCAGGGTTGGTATTTTATCGAAAATCACATGAAAGAAAATGATGATGAAGAAAGGTGTTTGGATGTTTGCTGTAGAAGTGAAGAGAGTGGCACATCAGTCATCACATATCACAAAAAACAAGTTCGATCACAAACGATAGGCAACCAATGGTGGATGATTGAATATACACCAATAGGGTCTGCCCTCATTAATGCTACAAAATAG
- a CDS encoding transcriptional regulator encodes MGAIAVKTAMEHWCYVAPLLLLPQTEDDYNALVEALDTVLDAGGADETHPLAALADRMGELVSQYEEAHLPPIPATGIDALRFLMESHDVGQADLSEVASQGVISELLSGKRDLNVRQVRALSERFSVPVQVFI; translated from the coding sequence ATGGGTGCAATCGCCGTTAAAACTGCAATGGAACACTGGTGCTATGTTGCGCCGCTGTTGCTGTTGCCCCAAACCGAAGACGACTACAACGCACTGGTTGAAGCCCTCGATACCGTGCTGGATGCAGGCGGGGCGGATGAAACTCACCCCCTCGCTGCACTCGCGGATCGCATGGGTGAATTGGTTTCCCAATACGAAGAGGCTCATCTGCCGCCAATCCCTGCAACGGGTATTGATGCACTGCGCTTCCTAATGGAAAGCCATGATGTCGGGCAAGCCGATTTAAGCGAAGTTGCCAGCCAAGGCGTTATTTCCGAATTACTCAGTGGCAAACGCGATTTGAATGTACGGCAAGTTCGAGCGTTGAGCGAACGTTTCAGCGTCCCCGTGCAAGTGTTTATTTAA
- a CDS encoding putative toxin-antitoxin system toxin component, PIN family has translation MLRCVLDTDVIIAAMRSPTGASAAILQIAADTSQVCLLASVPLALEYEAKCLETRHWTEAQLSKEEASIFVDGVIALVEPVHMDFLWRPQLHDPADEMVLETAINGRADILVTFNLRDYGDAPARFGIQAMRPADAIRRIRI, from the coding sequence ATGCTTCGCTGTGTTTTGGATACAGATGTGATCATCGCTGCCATGCGTAGCCCAACGGGGGCTTCTGCGGCTATTTTGCAAATTGCAGCGGATACCTCACAAGTCTGTTTGCTGGCAAGCGTTCCGTTAGCACTGGAATATGAAGCTAAATGTCTGGAAACGCGCCATTGGACAGAAGCTCAGTTGAGCAAGGAAGAAGCCAGCATTTTTGTCGATGGTGTGATCGCATTGGTCGAACCCGTCCACATGGACTTTTTGTGGCGACCACAATTGCATGACCCAGCCGATGAAATGGTGCTAGAAACCGCTATCAATGGCAGGGCAGACATACTTGTTACCTTCAATCTGCGCGATTATGGCGATGCCCCAGCCCGTTTCGGTATCCAAGCCATGCGTCCCGCTGATGCCATTAGGAGAATTCGCATATGA
- a CDS encoding nitric oxide reductase activation protein NorD, with amino-acid sequence MAIHLEEYREFLEKITPRVRDVLDGSYQEATRVMSPAGLLDYLDGAKAIQKLGRGEDLLITYLQEMPLVAKECGEDIIPDVVTSAMKLSSMVSGEVITLMISSLPTASRHLGDAELVRGYLTFIHQFSSTAARGLRPMLNHMDELLSKLTLSGLRRWANFGAQAYRRDFNNLTKYFDLESADSRATLQKERRGVLFVKTQRKLNFYLRALWARDFFLRPTGADYTDFRPYIEHRIFHMPDAVDDIGDIPGLELYRATAAHMAAHLMYTRKALSAEQLSPAQLFFIGFMEDARVEYKATQAFPGLKTLWSRLLTANYDGAVEHPTMRLLENIALMLLDEQVTGKGDEAISAFVAKFHANIADKQDDGQFSWLMGVELYNLFAGRREVPSLRILERIRIPYRDDNRYVWTMEEMTWDVGFEYVPASQRQVRRQVNVMMMANEVDCELAGDDAQEIWTCSTEMRPYEDDLTDNTKTFNEMWGKEPVSEPFHYHEWDYHIQLHRSDWVTVYERRQQRGDPDDIRAIIDAYRPVAHRIKQIIDLLTPDGVQRQRGLEDGDEIDINAAVDAMISIRMGEQPNPRITMRNVIKNRDLAVVVLLDLSQSTNEAMKGSDKTVLQLTREASTLVATAIEGIGDPYAIHGFASDGRHDVQYFRLKDFNQHFDDEAKSRLAGMKGGLSTRMGAALRHSAHHLHKQPERRKLILLVTDGEPADIDERDPQHLRFDAKKAVEELYSQGVQTYCLTLDPHADDYVKRIFGQNNYTVIDHVDRLPEQLPVLFASLTK; translated from the coding sequence ATGGCAATCCATCTTGAAGAGTATCGGGAATTCCTCGAAAAAATAACGCCACGGGTGCGTGATGTCCTCGATGGTTCGTACCAAGAAGCCACGCGAGTGATGTCACCCGCCGGATTGCTGGATTATCTGGACGGTGCCAAAGCCATTCAGAAACTCGGTCGTGGCGAAGACCTGCTCATTACCTATTTGCAGGAAATGCCGCTGGTTGCCAAAGAATGCGGCGAAGACATTATCCCCGATGTGGTCACATCCGCCATGAAACTGTCGTCGATGGTGTCGGGCGAAGTGATTACGCTGATGATTTCCAGCCTGCCTACTGCCTCACGGCATTTGGGCGATGCGGAATTGGTGCGCGGCTACCTGACGTTTATTCACCAGTTTTCTTCGACAGCGGCACGTGGCTTACGCCCGATGCTGAATCATATGGATGAATTGCTTTCCAAACTCACCTTGAGCGGCTTGCGTCGCTGGGCGAATTTTGGGGCGCAAGCCTATCGGCGTGATTTCAATAATTTAACCAAATATTTTGATCTGGAATCGGCGGATAGCCGCGCTACTTTGCAGAAAGAACGGCGCGGGGTGTTGTTCGTTAAAACCCAGCGCAAACTGAATTTTTACTTGCGGGCGTTGTGGGCGCGTGACTTTTTCCTGCGTCCGACGGGTGCGGATTACACCGATTTTCGCCCTTATATCGAACACCGTATTTTTCACATGCCGGATGCGGTGGATGATATTGGCGATATTCCGGGGTTGGAATTGTACCGCGCTACTGCCGCGCACATGGCAGCGCATTTGATGTATACCCGCAAGGCGTTGTCGGCGGAACAACTTAGCCCTGCGCAATTGTTTTTCATCGGCTTTATGGAAGATGCGCGGGTCGAATACAAAGCTACGCAAGCGTTTCCGGGGCTGAAAACCTTGTGGAGTCGGCTGCTGACCGCGAATTATGACGGCGCGGTGGAACACCCGACCATGCGTTTGCTGGAAAATATTGCGCTGATGTTGCTGGATGAGCAGGTGACGGGTAAGGGTGATGAGGCGATTAGTGCATTCGTGGCGAAATTCCATGCCAATATTGCCGACAAGCAGGATGACGGGCAGTTCTCATGGTTGATGGGTGTGGAGCTGTACAACCTGTTTGCGGGGCGGCGTGAAGTGCCGAGTTTGCGGATTCTGGAGCGCATTCGCATTCCTTACCGCGATGACAACCGTTATGTCTGGACGATGGAAGAAATGACGTGGGATGTTGGGTTTGAATACGTCCCCGCCAGCCAGCGGCAAGTGCGCCGTCAGGTCAATGTGATGATGATGGCGAACGAAGTCGATTGCGAACTCGCGGGCGATGACGCGCAGGAAATCTGGACGTGTTCCACCGAAATGCGCCCGTATGAAGACGATTTGACCGATAACACCAAAACTTTCAATGAAATGTGGGGCAAAGAGCCGGTTTCTGAGCCGTTTCATTATCACGAATGGGATTACCACATTCAGTTGCACCGCTCCGATTGGGTGACGGTGTACGAACGTCGCCAGCAGCGCGGTGATCCTGATGATATTCGGGCGATTATTGACGCTTACCGTCCGGTGGCGCACCGCATCAAGCAGATTATCGACTTGCTGACTCCCGATGGAGTGCAACGCCAACGCGGCTTGGAAGATGGCGACGAAATCGACATTAATGCGGCGGTGGATGCGATGATTTCGATCCGCATGGGTGAACAGCCGAACCCGCGTATTACCATGCGTAATGTCATTAAAAACCGTGACTTGGCGGTGGTGGTGTTGCTGGATTTGTCGCAATCCACCAATGAGGCGATGAAGGGTTCAGACAAAACCGTGCTGCAATTGACCCGTGAAGCTTCTACGTTGGTGGCGACGGCGATTGAGGGGATTGGCGACCCGTATGCGATTCACGGCTTTGCGTCGGATGGGCGGCATGATGTGCAGTATTTCCGCTTGAAGGATTTTAATCAGCATTTTGATGATGAAGCAAAATCGCGCTTGGCTGGGATGAAAGGGGGGCTTTCCACGCGCATGGGGGCAGCGTTGCGCCATTCCGCGCACCATTTGCACAAGCAACCGGAACGCCGCAAGCTGATTTTGTTGGTGACGGATGGTGAACCGGCGGATATTGACGAGCGCGACCCGCAGCATTTGCGCTTTGATGCGAAAAAGGCGGTGGAGGAGCTGTATAGCCAAGGGGTGCAGACGTATTGTTTGACGCTTGACCCGCACGCCGATGATTATGTGAAACGGATTTTTGGGCAGAATAATTACACGGTGATTGACCATGTGGATCGGTTGCCGGAGCAGTTGCCGGTGTTGTTTGCGAGTTTGACGAAGTAA
- a CDS encoding 3'-5' exonuclease translates to MNTLVFDIETIPDIEGGRKLYDLGDLDADGIAKAMYHLRFQKTGTEFLAHHLHKIVAISVTFRGKGDDFKVWTLGDESADEKEILQRFFDGIDRYTPTIVSWNGSGFDLPVIHYRAMKHKICAPRYWDMGEDDSSFKWNNYISRYHTRHTDLMDLLALYSGRANAPLDELATLFGFPGKMGMSGAKVWDAYQEGKLADIRNYCETDVLNTWLVYLRFQLMRGHILIDKYHSECELVRKHLQHSGKEHLLAFEAAWEAGA, encoded by the coding sequence ATGAACACTTTAGTCTTCGACATCGAAACCATCCCCGACATTGAAGGTGGGCGCAAACTCTACGACCTTGGCGACCTCGACGCTGACGGCATCGCCAAAGCCATGTACCACCTGCGTTTCCAGAAAACCGGTACGGAATTTCTGGCACATCACCTGCACAAAATCGTCGCGATTTCGGTAACATTTCGTGGCAAAGGCGACGATTTCAAAGTCTGGACGCTAGGCGACGAATCTGCCGACGAAAAAGAAATCCTGCAACGCTTTTTCGACGGCATCGACCGCTACACCCCCACCATCGTCTCGTGGAACGGCAGCGGATTCGACTTGCCCGTCATCCACTACCGCGCCATGAAGCACAAAATCTGCGCTCCGCGTTACTGGGACATGGGCGAAGATGATAGCAGCTTCAAGTGGAACAATTACATCAGTCGCTACCACACCCGCCACACTGACCTGATGGATTTGCTGGCGCTTTACAGCGGACGCGCCAACGCACCATTGGACGAACTTGCCACCCTGTTCGGTTTCCCCGGCAAAATGGGCATGAGCGGCGCAAAAGTCTGGGATGCGTATCAAGAAGGCAAACTCGCCGACATCCGCAACTATTGCGAAACCGATGTGCTGAATACCTGGTTGGTTTACTTGCGCTTTCAGTTGATGCGCGGGCATATCCTCATTGACAAATACCACAGCGAGTGCGAATTAGTGCGCAAACATTTACAACATTCCGGCAAGGAACATTTACTAGCATTTGAAGCCGCATGGGAGGCAGGCGCATGA